The sequence ACCGGGGCCGCCGCACACTGTCACGTTCCGAAACCCGGACGCGACCAGGATCCGGGCGAACCACTGCTCGAACTCGGGGCCGCTCATCGTGTCGGTCACCGCGATCAGCCTGTCCCGCTGGGCCTGATCGGCCCGCTCGCGGGCACGCTGCTTCGAGATGAGAAGACCGATCGTGGCCGCCGCCATTACGACGAGGCTCACCAGGAGAGCGGACCAGTATGGATGCCGCTGCACGAAATCGATGACCATGCGGAGGAGCACGAAAGCGACGACGGCACACAGTGCCAGAGCCCAGCCGTTGGCAGATCTGCCGCCACCGGCCACGCGGCGGACCGTCGATCTGCGCCGAACGCTGCCCGTGCGCCGCCTTCGGTAGTGCGCTCGAACCCGCGCGCCACCCTTCCTGGTGTGGGACCTGACATACGGCACGAGGCACCTCCCCGGTCGAGGAAGCCCCAGTGTCGCGGTAGCGTGCGACAAACCCCCTGCACGACCGTCGACAGTGTCCGGTACCCGTCAGCCGCCGTTCCCACATAGGAGGGCCCGCGGCGGCCCCCGGCACCGCCGCACTCAGGCGGCGGGCACCTCAGACGCTGCGGTGGACCGGTCGACCAACGCCCTCCGCAGCGTCGCGGACTGCTCCACCGACCCCCCGCGCACCCCCAGACTGCGCCGGGCCGCCCGGTAGTACCCGTCGCGGGCCTCGTCGACGCGGGTCAGCATCTCCATCACGTCCGACGGCGGCTCGACGATTCCCCGGGCGAGCCGTTCGACCTGCCAGATCGCATCCCGCCAGGTGGCGGCGGCGGCAACCGTCGGCTGGTCGCCGAGCAGCAGCAGGTTCTCCCAGACGATGGTGCGCCGAGCGTCCGCCTCGGCCAGCCGGGCCAGCCCCTCCTCGCGGTCGATGGGGTGGCTCCGCGATCCCGGCCGGTGGTCGGCCGTCAGGCGCAGCGCCACCGCGTGGCTTTCCTTGAGGGCGTGCGCGTAGTCGACGTACGCGTCGAGCCGCCGCTCGTCCCAGCGGACGCTCTGGCTTCGCCGCCACCGCGCGCGGTCGGCGAGGGAGGTGGCGAGGATCGTGCCCAGGGTGCCAACCAGGACGCCGAGGAGCGCCGGAAGCTGCGTCAAAAGATCGCTCACGCGGTCGAGGCTGCCAGCCCCGGGCAACCCCGTCCGCTCCGGCCCGCGCCCACGGACTGCCCGATCCTGGCCTGAATGATCGGTGGCAGCTCAGTAACGACGGAGGAACGTGGCTCAGGACGGGACGTCGCGGTGGCGGAAGGCGGCCACGCCGACGGCGAGCAGGGCCGCGGCCACCGCCGCCAGCACCACCAGGGGAAGCGCCGTCGGGTCGACAGCGGGCACGGCCGGCACATGGGTGTACGGCGAGACGTTGAGCGCGGCCTGCGGCAGTTCCAGCACCGCGCCGAGCTGCCCGAGGAGCAGGAAGACCAGCAGCGCCGTCCAGGACAGCACCACCGACCAGCGGGGCAGTAGCCCGAAGATCGCGGTCACCACCCCGGC comes from Micromonospora vinacea and encodes:
- a CDS encoding restriction endonuclease, whose protein sequence is MAGGGRSANGWALALCAVVAFVLLRMVIDFVQRHPYWSALLVSLVVMAAATIGLLISKQRARERADQAQRDRLIAVTDTMSGPEFEQWFARILVASGFRNVTVCGGPGDRGADVLAIAPDGRRVVVQCKRQNPSNRVGSAAIQRFAGTCRDIHGGEICMLVTNSFFTAGDGIQIARQLNITLVDRDALEMWAWTGRPAPGSIVGGAPH